A single Halobellus ruber DNA region contains:
- a CDS encoding PGF-pre-PGF domain-containing protein, translating into MTTKNILAVAMVALAVVISGGAAVATAQEDPPGEPASFYGSVEDADGTAAPTGTTIYAVTTDEEGNTSVEGSITVETAGQYGGSDATDDKLRIDSGTGTEVRFHVNSADGPQSESTYDLDAGVYEQDLTFPAGTFENAEAPADGGGGSAGAGGGAGADTGTGSSPVSESSDLDDGSAEVNLSDGISGVTSVRVTVPGATGEATVEELNELPEGVSEPEQGERISTVDISAPDPTSGPATVRITISQSRVDEFNAQPENLRIVHYTDGGWQSLDTTVASRNPLVLAGSVDQFSPFAVIQVDDRATVTATPTLAGGTQTPTPAAETGTPEPPDAVETAQPTSLPAEPGGFDLLPVAALGLVAVIVAAVVILRRRG; encoded by the coding sequence ATGACAACGAAAAACATACTTGCCGTTGCGATGGTCGCCCTCGCTGTCGTCATCAGCGGCGGTGCAGCGGTCGCGACGGCCCAGGAGGATCCGCCGGGTGAACCGGCGTCGTTCTACGGCTCCGTTGAGGATGCCGACGGAACCGCAGCACCGACGGGCACGACGATCTACGCCGTCACGACCGACGAGGAGGGCAACACCTCCGTCGAGGGATCGATCACCGTCGAGACCGCCGGCCAGTACGGCGGGTCGGACGCGACCGACGACAAACTCCGTATCGACAGCGGAACCGGCACGGAGGTGCGGTTCCACGTCAACTCGGCGGACGGCCCGCAGTCGGAGTCGACGTACGACCTCGACGCCGGCGTCTACGAGCAGGATCTAACGTTCCCGGCCGGCACGTTCGAGAATGCCGAGGCACCTGCCGACGGCGGGGGCGGTAGCGCCGGGGCTGGCGGCGGCGCTGGTGCTGATACCGGCACCGGCTCCTCGCCCGTCAGCGAGTCGAGTGACCTCGACGACGGAAGTGCCGAGGTCAACCTCTCGGACGGCATATCCGGAGTGACCAGCGTACGGGTCACTGTACCGGGGGCGACCGGCGAGGCGACCGTCGAGGAGCTGAACGAACTGCCCGAAGGAGTCTCCGAACCCGAGCAGGGTGAGCGGATCAGCACGGTCGACATCTCCGCGCCGGACCCGACCAGCGGGCCGGCGACAGTGCGCATCACCATCTCGCAATCGAGGGTGGACGAGTTCAATGCGCAGCCGGAGAACCTCCGGATCGTCCACTACACCGACGGCGGGTGGCAGAGCCTCGACACCACGGTCGCCTCCAGGAACCCGCTCGTGCTTGCGGGCAGCGTCGACCAGTTCTCGCCGTTCGCGGTGATCCAGGTCGACGACCGGGCCACCGTCACGGCGACGCCGACGCTCGCGGGCGGGACACAGACGCCGACGCCGGCGGCCGAGACGGGGACGCCGGAGCCCCCGGACGCGGTCGAGACGGCACAGCCGACATCGCTTCCCGCCGAACCGGGCGGGTTCGACCTGCTGCCCGTTGCCGCGCTCGGTCTCGTGGCTGTGATCGTCGCCGCCGTCGTAATCCTGCGGCGGCGCGGCTGA
- a CDS encoding beta strand repeat-containing protein encodes MRDKTRAVLLAIITVTSVFGGTVAFAGGAAATVQDFDGVTADDVAAGPSAVEQTITLENVENDGNAGTIEISNDLSALNDTVLAGPGTSDGTTRVSTANGHNASVSEVTSNGTIVVDLAAGSAATADIVVTAELDLSSLQDETITYTAESTGNGITQTDTFDISVAQPQISDGNAVIPESAPNTIEVTFDENIALAEGATEEDAADAFSVSGDRSSFIDLLSVESIVDISGDTIVLGLNDFVRSDETDIEVSYTGSGGGDPIANAADTSVTALDSTDSTVTNNAVPTLAAAVTTDGEELSVGFSEQVSGSSDGDIASAFSLSDDRADISGVVENADEGAGGEVILDLDSEIEPGTDLTGLSYDGSNNGEPITADSTGDPAFDFQNRNVTNYVAPSIQSAEVTTAEPDRILLTYDSEVGPRGDVDGPFEFDNNQYDLGGYGFDPDDGTRLELFLDFSGDDVQASDGSLGTLNYSANIDEGVESVSGGAAQSPQTVTVANNVSPTFESAEVTSSQQVQVTFSEPVTADVGSGNIDSAVTEAFEVQNSDVDYRVKNVANKDSITDGGVKDASYTVILTLGEADGTTQEVAVDDDLTGALSYDPSAPSGDEENPLVADGGTEAAAEGFTDENVTNNVGTGFEAAEVTTDGEELRVTFTEEITQVGTDSEIESAFEVGSDTVSLSRAGTYTGIENGNTIVFENSSGNGFVIDPAGYNSGTDLGENDRLNGLSYEPIGNSPLEIEATGESVSSFGTDPSFSSDDKPVPIRNNIQPRIESAEVTNDDPSRVVVTYSENVSVPADEDDALDAFSLNGSDASDITRGYDNDGDSVLILELESDVENGDDLGSLTYSGNDTGPVESGEDDDTNTGSAVAINQTLAVDNNVGSKPVLQNVTIDDAPENNDDDSQGQMLLAFDRDVAVTGDAVDGLSFESNTTDASVNLFSINGEESAAAPDNVVVVDFVSVSGSVSSSVRQGDDLSDASLTVDTGQPVDIEGTEADNFSPIADGKVTDVNNEIAGDLAAVDSTEIDAELIGLRYDEKGSYTVTVSGFRDANGAKVIDDRVLIRMGGFVFLAGNRSDTVDLPRYGDTVTFDRGDALRILESPAEAGNEVTIEVRNADVSNAGNITYATVSNSENVTFVHSAFTASEGYQLTSQPMPGQFVSGGNISDVTYYDGNQDSFASYGAASQVQRVHNGLFVNAETDGAEYGFVYDTDRSGAQTNVGSIEMDEGWHIVGSNFDVTSVGEVDARKTDTEIGNELMRGSVTLETDLATEHPPESAVLDAQLKSVPGTTLQNTAAVNPDGVYYVYVYQNDTRQIFLPEHPEFGGEPRR; translated from the coding sequence TTGCGCGACAAGACGCGGGCGGTCCTGCTGGCGATCATCACGGTCACCTCCGTCTTCGGGGGCACGGTGGCGTTTGCCGGCGGTGCAGCAGCGACAGTACAGGATTTCGACGGGGTGACCGCCGACGACGTTGCGGCGGGACCCAGCGCCGTTGAGCAGACGATAACGCTGGAGAACGTCGAGAACGATGGGAACGCGGGGACCATCGAAATCTCGAACGACCTGAGCGCTCTCAACGACACGGTGCTTGCGGGACCGGGAACGAGCGACGGAACGACGAGAGTCTCCACGGCCAACGGCCACAATGCGTCGGTCAGTGAGGTCACCTCCAACGGGACGATCGTCGTCGACCTGGCGGCCGGAAGTGCAGCGACCGCCGACATCGTGGTTACGGCCGAACTCGACCTCAGTAGCCTGCAGGACGAGACAATCACCTACACGGCCGAGAGCACCGGAAACGGCATCACACAGACCGACACGTTCGACATCTCCGTCGCCCAGCCACAGATCAGTGACGGCAACGCGGTGATCCCGGAATCCGCCCCGAACACTATCGAGGTCACGTTCGACGAGAACATTGCGCTCGCGGAGGGGGCAACCGAGGAGGACGCGGCGGACGCGTTCAGTGTGTCGGGCGACAGATCCTCTTTCATAGATCTTCTCTCAGTGGAGAGTATCGTGGACATCAGCGGTGACACGATCGTCCTCGGACTGAATGACTTTGTCCGGAGCGACGAGACGGATATAGAGGTGTCCTACACGGGGTCCGGCGGCGGGGACCCGATAGCCAACGCGGCTGATACATCGGTTACGGCCCTGGATTCCACCGACTCGACAGTCACGAACAACGCCGTCCCGACATTGGCGGCGGCGGTCACCACCGACGGTGAGGAACTCAGCGTGGGGTTCAGCGAGCAAGTGTCCGGGAGCTCAGACGGGGACATCGCTTCGGCGTTCTCCCTCAGCGACGACCGTGCTGATATTTCGGGCGTCGTCGAGAATGCCGACGAGGGGGCTGGGGGGGAGGTCATCCTCGATCTCGATTCGGAGATCGAACCCGGAACGGACCTGACTGGCCTGTCGTACGACGGGTCCAACAACGGTGAGCCGATCACGGCTGACTCCACCGGCGATCCCGCGTTCGACTTCCAGAATCGGAACGTCACGAACTACGTCGCTCCCAGCATCCAGAGCGCTGAGGTGACCACGGCCGAGCCCGACAGGATTCTGCTCACCTACGACAGTGAAGTCGGACCGAGAGGAGATGTCGATGGTCCGTTTGAATTTGATAATAATCAGTACGATCTGGGTGGCTACGGGTTCGACCCGGACGACGGAACCCGGCTCGAGCTGTTCCTCGACTTCAGTGGTGACGACGTGCAAGCGAGTGATGGATCACTCGGCACGCTCAACTACAGTGCAAACATCGACGAGGGTGTAGAGTCCGTGTCCGGAGGCGCTGCGCAGAGCCCCCAGACGGTTACGGTCGCCAACAACGTCTCCCCCACGTTCGAGAGCGCGGAAGTGACAAGCAGTCAGCAGGTACAGGTGACGTTTAGCGAACCCGTCACGGCGGACGTCGGTAGCGGCAACATCGACAGCGCCGTCACGGAGGCCTTCGAGGTGCAGAACAGCGATGTCGACTACCGGGTCAAGAACGTCGCGAACAAGGACTCGATAACCGATGGGGGGGTGAAGGATGCCTCCTACACGGTCATCTTGACCCTCGGCGAGGCTGACGGCACCACGCAGGAGGTCGCTGTCGACGACGACCTCACCGGTGCGCTGTCGTACGACCCGAGTGCACCGAGCGGGGACGAGGAGAATCCGCTCGTCGCGGACGGTGGCACCGAAGCCGCCGCTGAGGGCTTCACGGACGAAAACGTCACGAACAACGTCGGCACCGGGTTCGAGGCCGCCGAGGTCACCACCGACGGTGAGGAACTCCGTGTGACGTTTACCGAAGAGATCACGCAAGTCGGCACGGACTCCGAGATCGAAAGCGCGTTCGAGGTCGGGAGCGACACGGTTTCGCTGTCCCGTGCCGGCACGTACACCGGCATCGAGAACGGCAACACGATCGTCTTCGAGAATTCCTCCGGCAACGGGTTCGTCATCGATCCCGCCGGCTACAATTCGGGGACGGACCTCGGTGAAAACGATCGTTTGAACGGTCTGAGCTACGAGCCAATCGGGAATAGTCCACTCGAGATCGAAGCAACCGGCGAATCCGTCAGTAGTTTCGGGACTGATCCAAGTTTCAGTTCTGATGATAAACCGGTTCCCATCCGGAATAACATCCAGCCGCGCATCGAGAGCGCAGAGGTGACGAACGATGACCCGAGCAGGGTCGTCGTGACGTACAGCGAAAACGTGTCGGTGCCCGCGGATGAGGACGATGCGCTTGATGCGTTCTCGCTCAACGGGAGCGACGCATCGGACATCACTCGTGGGTATGACAACGACGGGGATTCGGTCCTGATCCTCGAGCTCGAGAGCGACGTGGAGAACGGTGACGACCTCGGGTCGCTCACGTACAGCGGTAACGACACCGGACCCGTCGAATCGGGCGAGGATGACGATACGAATACGGGTAGTGCCGTCGCGATCAACCAGACCCTCGCCGTCGACAACAACGTCGGGTCCAAACCCGTGTTGCAGAACGTGACGATCGACGACGCACCCGAAAACAACGACGACGACTCCCAGGGCCAGATGCTGCTCGCCTTCGATCGCGACGTGGCCGTCACGGGTGATGCGGTCGACGGCCTCTCCTTCGAGAGCAACACCACCGACGCCAGTGTGAACCTCTTTTCGATCAACGGCGAAGAGAGCGCTGCCGCGCCCGATAACGTGGTCGTCGTGGATTTCGTCTCGGTTTCCGGGTCCGTGTCCTCGAGCGTCCGGCAGGGTGACGACCTGAGCGACGCGTCGCTCACGGTCGACACGGGTCAGCCCGTTGATATCGAAGGAACCGAGGCTGATAACTTCAGCCCGATCGCGGACGGCAAAGTCACGGATGTTAACAACGAGATCGCTGGCGACCTCGCGGCCGTCGACAGCACCGAAATCGACGCCGAGTTGATCGGTCTCAGATACGACGAGAAGGGCTCGTACACCGTCACTGTCAGCGGCTTTAGGGACGCTAATGGAGCGAAGGTCATCGACGACAGGGTACTGATCAGGATGGGAGGATTCGTGTTCCTGGCTGGGAACAGGTCTGATACGGTTGATCTCCCCCGCTACGGCGATACGGTCACGTTCGATAGGGGGGACGCACTCCGGATTCTTGAATCCCCCGCGGAGGCAGGGAACGAGGTGACGATCGAGGTCCGGAACGCGGACGTCTCCAACGCCGGGAACATCACCTACGCAACGGTCTCCAACAGCGAAAACGTCACCTTCGTTCACTCCGCGTTCACCGCATCCGAAGGGTATCAGCTCACCTCACAGCCGATGCCCGGGCAGTTCGTGTCGGGTGGGAACATCTCCGACGTCACGTATTACGACGGTAATCAGGACTCCTTTGCCTCGTACGGCGCTGCGAGTCAGGTCCAGCGGGTCCACAACGGGCTCTTCGTGAATGCGGAGACCGACGGCGCCGAGTACGGGTTCGTCTACGACACGGACCGGAGCGGCGCACAGACGAACGTCGGATCCATCGAGATGGACGAGGGCTGGCACATCGTCGGCTCGAACTTCGACGTTACTTCGGTCGGGGAGGTTGACGCCCGGAAGACGGACACCGAGATCGGAAACGAGCTGATGCGGGGGAGCGTCACGCTCGAAACCGACCTGGCCACGGAGCATCCCCCCGAATCGGCTGTGCTCGATGCGCAACTGAAGTCAGTGCCCGGAACGACGCTGCAGAATACCGCGGCGGTCAATCCTGACGGCGTCTACTACGTGTACGTCTACCAGAACGACACTCGACAGATCTTCCTGCCGGAGCATCCGGAGTTCGGCGGGGAACCCAGGCGGTAA
- a CDS encoding DUF7559 family protein has translation MPATKEIKCTSDGCELDMFENHYTYDISDDHSTADLSCPLCGGTACLEEIEL, from the coding sequence ATGCCCGCAACCAAGGAAATCAAGTGTACGTCGGACGGCTGCGAACTGGATATGTTCGAGAATCACTACACCTACGACATCTCTGACGATCACTCGACCGCCGACCTCTCGTGTCCACTCTGTGGTGGGACCGCCTGCCTGGAGGAGATCGAGCTATGA
- a CDS encoding NUDIX hydrolase, which translates to MELSRISAHTPTAVDDASQQAAVLAPVLVREGNAYVLFTKRAEHLGEHPGQMSFPGGSREPQDADLAATALREADEEIGLRAPEVTMVGRLDDIRTVTGYSVRPFVGEIPDREYDPDEREVAEVVTLAVSELTDLENYESERREHPVYGPHRIHYFHVGRYTVWGATGVMLTQLLELTTDWRAPETPDREVDADADFPV; encoded by the coding sequence ATGGAGCTCTCCCGGATCTCGGCACACACGCCGACTGCGGTCGACGACGCGAGCCAGCAGGCGGCGGTGCTCGCGCCCGTGCTCGTCCGGGAGGGCAACGCCTACGTACTGTTCACCAAACGCGCCGAACACCTCGGGGAACACCCCGGACAGATGAGCTTCCCCGGCGGCTCCCGCGAACCCCAGGACGCGGACCTGGCAGCGACTGCACTCCGCGAGGCCGACGAGGAGATCGGGCTCCGGGCGCCGGAAGTCACGATGGTCGGTCGCCTCGACGACATCCGGACGGTGACGGGCTACTCCGTCCGCCCGTTCGTCGGGGAGATTCCGGACCGGGAGTACGACCCCGACGAGCGCGAGGTGGCCGAGGTGGTCACGCTCGCGGTCTCGGAGCTGACCGACCTGGAGAACTACGAGTCCGAGCGTCGGGAACACCCGGTCTACGGCCCCCACCGCATCCACTACTTCCACGTCGGCCGGTACACGGTGTGGGGCGCGACCGGGGTGATGCTCACGCAGTTGCTCGAACTCACCACCGACTGGCGGGCGCCCGAGACGCCCGACCGGGAGGTCGACGCCGACGCCGACTTCCCGGTGTGA
- a CDS encoding DUF7109 family protein, whose protein sequence is MSDAFDPDELAGVIDLFGALTPAELESALGELAFKRGEDVDSEAVAAAIDDAVASYAVVRYDDDPTLLALGPAAFPTLPPNAEDLPHILEVPDREVDCEAAATAVAERLRSEAATAVDAGDTAAMRRLLDVTYDVEVWSDAVAVDDVRERLDDELGTG, encoded by the coding sequence GTGAGCGACGCGTTCGATCCCGACGAGTTGGCGGGCGTGATCGACCTCTTCGGCGCGCTCACGCCGGCGGAACTCGAGTCCGCGCTCGGGGAACTCGCGTTCAAACGCGGCGAGGACGTCGACTCCGAGGCAGTCGCGGCGGCGATCGACGACGCCGTCGCCTCGTATGCGGTCGTCCGGTACGACGACGACCCGACGCTGCTCGCTCTGGGCCCCGCCGCGTTCCCGACGCTCCCACCCAACGCGGAGGACCTGCCGCACATCCTCGAGGTCCCCGACCGGGAGGTCGATTGCGAGGCCGCTGCGACCGCGGTGGCCGAGCGGCTCAGGTCCGAGGCCGCGACCGCCGTCGATGCCGGCGATACGGCGGCGATGCGCCGGCTGCTCGACGTGACCTACGACGTCGAGGTGTGGTCCGACGCAGTCGCTGTCGACGACGTCCGCGAGCGGCTGGACGACGAACTCGGGACGGGGTGA
- a CDS encoding glycosyl transferase family 2, with the protein MEYVQGRVATLHDLADPVPAAPVDRAAVVIPMAERDCLSEAASRVLRTLERLGPDRVVIPLRAPAERVGPVREWLATYDLRIELLWCDGPRVTDLLADAGLDGARGKGRDVWLGVGRAADSEFVVVHDADTTTYDESFVRRLLFPLGRGYEFSKGYYARVENERLYGRLFRLFYVPLVRTLLDAHPEPFLQYLDSFRYALAGEFAATAATARRIRMPRRWGLEVGTLGDVFDVAGFSGTAQVDLGRYEHDHRGVDGAEGLSAMSRSVGKTLLRSVLDHGVDVDFDTLEARYRATAERLVDQYELDAAFNGFEFDRGHEREQVSRYAEAVAAPTGPDDRLPAWTDAPLGADAVADAAAADVVEAADAAVSEPAAASPTEAGE; encoded by the coding sequence ATGGAGTACGTGCAAGGCCGGGTCGCGACGCTCCACGACCTCGCCGACCCGGTGCCGGCCGCGCCGGTCGACCGCGCGGCGGTGGTGATCCCGATGGCGGAGCGCGACTGCCTGAGCGAGGCGGCGAGTCGGGTCCTCCGGACGCTGGAGCGTCTCGGTCCCGACCGGGTGGTGATCCCGCTTCGAGCCCCCGCAGAGCGGGTCGGCCCGGTCCGCGAGTGGCTCGCGACGTACGACCTCCGGATCGAGCTCCTGTGGTGTGACGGCCCGCGGGTGACCGACCTGCTGGCCGACGCCGGGCTCGACGGCGCCCGCGGGAAGGGCCGCGACGTGTGGCTGGGGGTCGGCCGCGCCGCCGACTCGGAGTTCGTCGTCGTCCACGACGCCGACACGACCACCTACGACGAGTCGTTCGTCCGCCGGCTGTTGTTCCCGCTGGGACGGGGCTACGAGTTCTCGAAGGGGTACTACGCCCGCGTGGAGAACGAGCGGCTCTACGGCCGGCTGTTCCGGCTGTTCTACGTCCCGCTGGTGCGGACGCTGCTCGACGCCCATCCCGAACCGTTCCTGCAGTACCTCGACTCGTTCCGCTACGCCCTGGCGGGGGAGTTCGCCGCCACCGCCGCGACGGCCCGCCGGATCCGGATGCCGCGACGGTGGGGACTCGAAGTCGGAACCCTCGGCGACGTCTTCGACGTGGCGGGCTTTTCCGGCACCGCACAGGTGGATCTCGGACGGTACGAACACGACCACCGCGGGGTCGACGGCGCCGAGGGGCTCTCCGCGATGAGCCGCTCGGTGGGGAAAACGCTACTGCGGAGCGTCCTGGATCACGGCGTCGACGTGGACTTCGACACCCTCGAAGCGCGGTACCGGGCCACCGCCGAGCGGCTCGTCGACCAGTACGAACTCGACGCCGCGTTCAACGGGTTCGAGTTCGACCGCGGCCACGAGCGCGAGCAGGTCTCCCGGTACGCCGAGGCGGTCGCGGCGCCGACCGGGCCGGACGACCGCCTGCCGGCGTGGACGGACGCGCCACTCGGCGCCGACGCGGTCGCCGACGCGGCCGCGGCCGACGTCGTGGAGGCGGCCGACGCGGCGGTCTCGGAGCCCGCAGCGGCCTCGCCCACGGAGGCCGGCGAGTGA
- a CDS encoding MFS transporter, with protein MVLLVNLARVIFAPLLQEFIAVFSIGEGTAGLIATLAWLGSAALRLPTGWVLTRVPRHHVILATGGILTGAAAFLANATSIAMVGAGALLMGLASGAYFVAANPLISELYPGRVGWAMGVHGMSAQVAAVAAAPFVTLILTLFADWRVVFVCVSVVAAAATVALFFAARATDLPDAGTEDTDILGAARAEWRILAVGVAVVGTTGFVWQGLFNFYELYMSTKGLDPATARNLLTVVFAAGVPAFFVSGRLADRLPRVPYLLATIASFAGCLLLLTVARGLAAILVLTAAIGFVIHSVFPAIDTYLLDALPDDSRASAYAWYSAGMMTVQATGSSAVGALRETGLAYDLVFTRLALGLGVVVLGAAVLQRRGRLPQ; from the coding sequence ATGGTTCTCCTCGTCAACCTCGCGAGGGTGATCTTCGCGCCGCTGCTCCAGGAGTTCATCGCGGTGTTCTCGATCGGCGAGGGGACCGCGGGGCTGATCGCGACCCTGGCGTGGCTCGGTAGCGCCGCCCTCCGGCTCCCGACCGGGTGGGTTCTCACGCGGGTGCCGCGTCATCACGTGATCCTCGCGACCGGCGGGATCCTCACCGGGGCGGCGGCGTTCCTCGCGAACGCGACGTCGATCGCGATGGTCGGGGCCGGGGCGCTCCTGATGGGGCTGGCGTCGGGGGCGTACTTCGTGGCCGCCAACCCGCTGATAAGCGAGCTCTACCCCGGACGCGTGGGGTGGGCGATGGGCGTCCACGGGATGTCGGCGCAGGTCGCCGCCGTCGCCGCTGCTCCCTTCGTCACCCTGATCCTGACGCTGTTCGCTGACTGGCGCGTCGTCTTCGTCTGTGTCTCGGTCGTTGCCGCGGCCGCGACGGTCGCGTTGTTTTTCGCCGCGCGAGCGACCGATCTCCCCGACGCGGGCACCGAGGACACCGACATCCTCGGGGCGGCCCGCGCGGAGTGGCGGATCCTCGCCGTCGGCGTCGCGGTCGTCGGGACCACCGGCTTCGTCTGGCAGGGGCTGTTCAACTTCTACGAGCTGTACATGAGCACCAAGGGGCTCGACCCCGCGACCGCGCGAAACCTGCTGACGGTCGTCTTCGCCGCGGGCGTCCCGGCGTTTTTCGTGTCGGGGCGGCTGGCCGACCGACTGCCGCGGGTGCCGTACCTGCTCGCGACCATCGCGTCGTTTGCGGGCTGTCTCCTGCTTTTGACTGTCGCTCGCGGCCTCGCCGCTATCCTCGTGCTGACCGCCGCGATCGGCTTCGTCATCCACAGCGTGTTCCCGGCTATCGACACGTACCTCCTGGACGCGCTCCCGGACGACTCGCGGGCGAGCGCGTACGCCTGGTACTCCGCGGGGATGATGACGGTCCAGGCGACGGGGTCGTCGGCTGTCGGCGCGCTCCGGGAGACCGGGCTGGCCTACGACCTCGTATTCACCCGGCTGGCGCTCGGGCTCGGCGTCGTGGTCCTGGGTGCGGCGGTACTCCAGCGGCGGGGGCGGCTGCCACAGTAG
- a CDS encoding HVO_0758 family zinc finger protein encodes MKTTRKGLREGELEKDTYERLNCAECGESLQTRNDPDEVFSVRQCPECGTEWKELR; translated from the coding sequence ATGAAGACCACACGGAAGGGGCTCCGGGAGGGTGAACTGGAGAAGGACACCTACGAACGGCTGAACTGCGCCGAGTGTGGCGAGTCGCTGCAGACGAGAAACGACCCCGACGAGGTGTTCAGCGTCAGGCAGTGTCCGGAGTGCGGCACCGAGTGGAAGGAACTCCGGTAG
- a CDS encoding aldo/keto reductase, giving the protein MATRGGTWGYRDRFGDAFARTYFRRFGPGVVSSVGLGTYLGDPTDECDRRYRESIVEALESGINLVDTAINYRYQRSERVVGEALDRADVDRRDVVVATKGGFVPFEESRPADPSAYVRSEFLDTGLVDAADLAAGSHAMTPEFLDAMLDRSLSNLGLDTVDCYYVHNPETQLRTGGRAAVYDRLEAAFEGLERRRAAGDIGGYGVATWEAFRVPRDHEAYLSLPEVVSRARAAADSVGADDHGLIAVQLPFNVTMADAVTVEAHRHPTDERDASALEYAQAVGLDVVASATLAQGSLAASIPPAVDAELRGDTPAQRAINFARSAPGVTVALVGTSSPAHVPENVAAGTFEPLGARAFDAVFE; this is encoded by the coding sequence ATGGCGACGCGTGGCGGGACCTGGGGCTACCGCGACCGCTTCGGCGACGCGTTCGCGCGGACCTACTTCCGGCGGTTCGGGCCCGGGGTGGTTTCGAGCGTTGGCCTCGGAACCTACCTCGGCGACCCGACAGACGAGTGTGACCGCCGCTACCGGGAGTCGATCGTCGAGGCGCTCGAAAGCGGGATCAACCTCGTCGACACCGCGATCAACTACCGGTATCAGCGGAGCGAGCGGGTGGTCGGCGAGGCGCTCGACCGCGCCGACGTCGACCGCCGGGACGTCGTCGTCGCCACGAAGGGCGGGTTCGTCCCGTTCGAGGAGTCGCGGCCGGCGGACCCGAGCGCGTACGTCCGCTCGGAGTTCCTCGACACCGGGCTCGTCGACGCCGCGGACCTCGCCGCCGGGAGCCACGCGATGACGCCGGAGTTTCTGGACGCGATGCTCGACCGGTCGCTTTCGAACCTCGGCCTCGATACGGTGGACTGCTACTACGTCCACAACCCCGAGACGCAGCTCCGGACCGGAGGGCGTGCGGCGGTCTACGACCGACTGGAAGCCGCCTTCGAGGGCTTAGAGCGCCGGCGGGCCGCGGGCGACATCGGGGGGTACGGCGTCGCCACCTGGGAGGCGTTCCGCGTCCCCCGCGACCACGAGGCGTACCTCTCGCTGCCCGAGGTCGTCAGCCGCGCGCGGGCCGCAGCCGACTCGGTCGGCGCCGACGACCACGGGCTGATCGCGGTGCAACTGCCGTTCAACGTCACGATGGCGGACGCGGTGACCGTCGAAGCGCACCGCCACCCCACGGACGAGCGGGACGCGAGTGCGCTCGAATACGCCCAGGCTGTTGGCCTCGACGTCGTCGCGAGCGCGACGCTCGCGCAGGGATCGCTCGCGGCGTCGATCCCGCCGGCGGTCGACGCGGAGTTGCGCGGCGACACCCCCGCACAGAGGGCGATCAACTTCGCCCGGAGCGCCCCCGGGGTGACGGTCGCCCTGGTCGGGACGAGTTCGCCGGCGCACGTCCCCGAAAACGTCGCCGCGGGGACGTTCGAGCCGCTCGGGGCGCGGGCGTTCGACGCCGTCTTCGAGTGA